The Juglans microcarpa x Juglans regia isolate MS1-56 chromosome 2D, Jm3101_v1.0, whole genome shotgun sequence DNA window TCTAGGGTCAGGGTTTTGGACACAGCACTATCCCTAATGTGCTTCAAAGCGCCCCAGGTTTAGTTCTTTCCAAGCTTCTAGGTTAGGCCTTTTGGAGAGAGCGATCTGTTCTAGTTTCTCATCGTGTAATTGTTCTCGTTTAGGTTTTCAATTCGATGCTCGAATATTTGGTCCAGACGATTGTCACTGTTTTGTCGTCGTCGATTTCTTGCAAAGTGTTTAGAGTTCATACGGACGAGGTTTTGTGGGTCGGGAGTTCATTTTCGCGCCATGATTGTTTGGAATTGATTGAAGCGTGCGCCGATGTCACATGGAAGTTGGAGGGACACGGTgggtttgtttaattttgtgaaagtaCGACTTTCAAACCGCTATTTTTCTATTGGCTTCTTAGTGAGTTCCTTATCTTTATGATTTTGCATGCGTGGGATATGTCTTGGTTCTGAGAATATATGTCTAACCTCTTTAAGTTCATTGCTAACATATTTTGTGATCGGATGAACAAAGTTCTACCGAGAACCAGAGCTGCGACTCTGAATCAATGCTTGTCATTTTTCACAGATCTCacaaagaagttttttttttttttttttttttcatctggaTTTGACACTTGAATTATGTGATTTATGGGACCGTTACAGTCCTCTTCATTAAGTTtttaacacatttttcaaatcctacaGGGACGCTTTCGCAAATGTTATCATGTGCTCTTGTAAGATTAGTGATTTCAGCTTCTTGTTATCGATACTTGTTACCATCAATTCCTGTTCTTGATCCAAGATCAATTCATAGAAGAAGCATAGCAGTTTCACAGCTGCTTTGCCAATTTCACAGAGATTTATCATTTAAGAATTACGAAGTACCTTTCAGGTTTGCTGTTAACAGAGTTTCTAtaactgtttttctttttcttcctattGTGGGGGACGGAAGCATTTGATGGGGCAAAATTCCTGTCACTTAAATACAAATGTTAAacattttacttaaaaaatgttAGTTTCCACGGGTTCCATTGGTCTCTGAAAATGACGTCAATGTTATTGAAATCCCAATTTTTAGTGAAAAGGCGAATGTAGAATTTGCAGAGATATATACCTTCTTACCAGCAAATCTCAGCCCAGAACCTGATTTTAGTTTTCCTAAGTTATCCTTCCATTGACACTCTTTTCTTTTGGGCTGTTTTGAGTTTTACACTACCCTTTCTTCAACTTCATTAAAGACAAAGTACTCTTACccaatataaaatgttaaacaaATTTATCCCCATTGTTTGCATAAAAGGTTACGGGTATTCTGGCTCTCATAAGATTGCAGCACTCTTTAAATGTTCTTAAGCACTTCTAcatttgtaaataattatttatacatcATCCTTGTGCAGGTTGCTGTCCTGGTATCTTGACCCATTAACTCTAAAGCGTgatcttttgaaaatttttcaagATACTACGGAGAGgcctttcatttctttgaatgaGGAACTTCATGAGAGGATGGATTGGCGCCATACAATCCTATGCTTGTTACTTTCTCCTACTATGTTTATTGAGACCAGAGCTTTGTTACATAGCTGGCTTCTATTGACGTGAGTACATACTTCCTGATCACATGAAATGCTCCAGCCCTTTGCATTGCTCATTGTTTTCTGTATCATTCTAGAAGGAATTGAAATATCAGGTTAAGTTGCTTCTAAATGCATAATAATTCTTCTGTGCTTGTTACTTTCTAAAACAATGTGCATGGTtgtactttattaaaaataaaaataatgttcagAGCTGTGTCGTGGTGGTCTCTAATTGGTAGATTATTTTTCAAGCTATATATAAACATGCTTCCTTTTTATAGGTACTACATATCTTATATTGGGATTGGAAACAAATGATGTATAATGAATGttcatcatttgaaaattaTGTCCTGGTTTCGTGTTTCATGGGTTTACCATCGATGAAATAGAAATATTTActgataaagataaaaataaaaaaaatgacattttatttttgaacaatGTGTCTTTGGTTGGAATTCCCTAAGTAACCAGCTTATAGAATCTGTTTTTCTGATTTTTGTGTGCAACAGGGGTCTGGTCTCTGTGCAAGAATTTCTAACCAAGTTGGTCTCAATAATACTAGATGTAATCTCCAGACCCAATTGGTGGGGCTTCTCAGTAGAATTAGGATCAAAGCTTCCATTTTCTAATGCATATTTTCCCTACAACCACCACTTATTGAGGATCTTGGCTGGACCATTATCGACTGAACGCCTTATGcagttttcttgttctttaaaCAAACCAGCTTCACATGCTTGGAAAGATCACGTGGCTGCAATCAAGCCAGCTGTAATGAAGACTAAAACGATTGATCACAAATCTTCTTGGTAAATTCTTACACCACTGGTCCACATGAATGCAATAGGGCTTTTACACCTTTTTGACCCAACTTCCAGAACTCATCTTTTAAATATTGCATAGCAGGGCTCTGGCAATCAACTTCCCAGATTGGTTCTATTTTGCTTCTGTTTTACTCTTCACTGAGGAACGTCTTCcagaatattttcattcaaaattcaaattggtGACCGCTAAAATTGGAGAAACTCATGACATGGAACCACCTTATTCTGCTGCTGCAGCAAGGTACATTGGATGGATTCTGAGCCCCACTAGTAAATATCATCAGGACATTCttgttacttctttaattaaaatatcagaCTCGTGGACACCGAAACAATTTGGTTCAGTTTCACATGACAAAGATCCAGTAAGTTACAATGAGAAACCAAAGAGACCCAATTTGGGTGACAAAAGAGATCATACTCTCACAAAAGTGCGTGATTGTCAAACCATTGGACTCTGGCTCAAAGAATTCCAAGACATAGGAATGTGGTACTGGAATGAAACAATCAACAGTCAGGTGTCTTGCGAGGAAAAATCACCCTATGGTCTTAATTTTCAGCAAAATGTGCTGTTCAGAAGAATCCCATTAGGCGCCTTGATTGGGTGCTCGAATAATATAGATGAAGATGGATGTCAGATGCTGCTACATTATGCTGCAACTGGGAGATTACTTCAGCCAGTAGAAACCCAATGCACTAAATTGAAACATGTAAAATGGAGCTCCGTGGAGTGGGAAGAATCGGTTAGATGGACagataaatttaataagagGGAGGCTGTAGCAGGTGCCTGTCTTGTTTTCAGTTTAACAGATACAGTTGAGAGCATGTCTGATTTATCATTTGACAGTGAAGAGAGTGGACTGCAATTTATTTCCCGGTTTAAGTTAAGGGCTTGCAAGTACTTGATTAATTGTATTAAGAAGTTAATCCAGCTCACAATTGATGAAGATGTAGTGATGTTAATGGATCTCAGTAGTAGATTGGCAAAGTGGAGGCATCAAGGGCAAGAACTGCAACAGGTTGATAAAGATCTAGATGGTGTAATTAATAGGTTGAGTCATAAATTATCTTCACtttaatagtagattttgtAAAGGAATAGACCCCCAGTTTATGCAGAAGTTGTTCTTTGTATAGAGATGACCAAGTTGTAAAATAACACGTATCATTCTGTTGTTCAATGAGCACCTGTAACTTGCAAGAATGTGATAGTGTAGACATTGCCAGAATGTTGCAGTACGGTGTTGTTGCTCATTAAATAACTGCATGAATGTGATAATACAAGATCATGTATTTAAGAGAGTAACAAAGTGTGATCGAATTTCAAGTATTAGGAGGTAGAAGAGATTATTATTGAGTTCTATGGTAGAAATTGGCAAATCAAAATGCTATTAAAAAGGCCAGCAC harbors:
- the LOC121248481 gene encoding uncharacterized protein LOC121248481, which codes for MTTVPEVTDLFARLALHLKALNEEDVEETLGCSISLFNKSLNLDEDSRVRVLDTALSLMCFKAPQVFNSMLEYLVQTIVTVLSSSISCKVFRVHTDEVLWVGSSFSRHDCLELIEACADVTWKLEGHGTLSQMLSCALVRLVISASCYRYLLPSIPVLDPRSIHRRSIAVSQLLCQFHRDLSFKNYEVPFRLLSWYLDPLTLKRDLLKIFQDTTERPFISLNEELHERMDWRHTILCLLLSPTMFIETRALLHSWLLLTGLVSVQEFLTKLVSIILDVISRPNWWGFSVELGSKLPFSNAYFPYNHHLLRILAGPLSTERLMQFSCSLNKPASHAWKDHVAAIKPAVMKTKTIDHKSSWALAINFPDWFYFASVLLFTEERLPEYFHSKFKLVTAKIGETHDMEPPYSAAAARYIGWILSPTSKYHQDILVTSLIKISDSWTPKQFGSVSHDKDPVSYNEKPKRPNLGDKRDHTLTKVRDCQTIGLWLKEFQDIGMWYWNETINSQVSCEEKSPYGLNFQQNVLFRRIPLGALIGCSNNIDEDGCQMLLHYAATGRLLQPVETQCTKLKHVKWSSVEWEESVRWTDKFNKREAVAGACLVFSLTDTVESMSDLSFDSEESGLQFISRFKLRACKYLINCIKKLIQLTIDEDVVMLMDLSSRLAKWRHQGQELQQVDKDLDGVINRLSHKLSSL